The Microlunatus antarcticus genome window below encodes:
- the kdpF gene encoding K(+)-transporting ATPase subunit F, translating to MSVENGVGLVVAVLLVVFLVCALLFPERF from the coding sequence GTGAGCGTGGAGAACGGGGTCGGCCTCGTCGTGGCCGTCCTCCTCGTGGTCTTCCTGGTGTGCGCGCTGCTGTTCCCGGAGCGGTTCTGA
- a CDS encoding 13E12 repeat family protein: protein MFDPSGCTGAQLAARVVANEADLRQRECEVLVLAAGWADLHDLDTTATGYEPLVERGVGYGGDGCPDVSEYAVHELGALRATSSGTAEQLVADALDLRHRHPRLWDRIRHGEVRAWQAVHVARACHTLSREAADLVDRAVTAHLGRLPWARFGRILAAAIVQADPALAEQRAEEARQARGVWAYPGEDGLKTLVAKAAAGDVTFLLATVNRLADILALDGDAEPADHRRAKALGLLARPAQALQLLIDHQHDADRSTPSPDDESEPDDGGPSLDLSAPTELADVAALRPRIVLHFHLSDTATATGHGVVRPEHGEPTSLQQLRTWLAETGCPVTVRPVLDPADLAPVDAYETPLRLREALFTRHPAEVFPFGSAVARSLDADHSIPYRQPDHGGPPGQTGLHNLGPLARAHHRAVTFGRWRRRQPEPGTYVFRTPHGYVFVVTNQGTLNLGCAAFADDVWRRAHQSPTHARTGEESAA from the coding sequence ATGTTCGATCCGTCGGGGTGCACCGGAGCACAGCTCGCGGCGCGCGTGGTGGCGAACGAGGCCGACCTCCGCCAGCGCGAGTGCGAGGTGCTGGTCCTCGCTGCCGGGTGGGCGGACCTGCATGACCTCGACACCACCGCGACCGGCTACGAGCCGTTGGTCGAGCGTGGGGTCGGCTACGGCGGTGACGGGTGCCCGGACGTGTCGGAGTACGCGGTCCACGAGCTCGGCGCTCTTCGTGCCACAAGCAGCGGCACCGCCGAGCAGCTCGTGGCCGACGCCCTCGACCTGCGCCACCGTCATCCCCGCCTGTGGGACCGGATCCGTCACGGCGAGGTGCGCGCCTGGCAGGCCGTGCACGTCGCCCGCGCCTGCCACACGCTGTCGCGAGAGGCGGCCGACCTGGTCGACCGCGCCGTCACCGCTCATCTCGGCCGGCTGCCGTGGGCCCGGTTCGGCCGGATCCTCGCAGCGGCGATCGTGCAGGCCGACCCGGCCCTGGCCGAGCAGCGGGCCGAGGAGGCCCGCCAGGCCCGCGGGGTGTGGGCCTACCCCGGCGAGGACGGGCTGAAGACCCTCGTGGCCAAGGCCGCCGCCGGCGACGTCACGTTCCTGCTGGCCACCGTGAACCGCCTCGCCGACATCCTCGCCCTCGACGGCGACGCCGAGCCGGCCGACCATCGCCGCGCCAAGGCTCTCGGTCTCCTCGCTCGCCCCGCCCAGGCGCTCCAGCTGCTCATCGATCACCAGCACGACGCGGACCGCTCGACGCCCTCGCCGGACGACGAGTCAGAGCCCGACGACGGGGGCCCGTCCCTCGACCTGAGCGCGCCGACCGAGCTTGCCGACGTCGCGGCGCTGCGCCCGCGGATCGTGCTGCACTTCCACCTGTCCGACACCGCCACAGCGACCGGCCACGGGGTCGTCCGGCCCGAGCACGGCGAGCCGACCAGCCTCCAGCAGCTGCGGACCTGGCTCGCCGAGACCGGCTGCCCGGTGACCGTCCGCCCGGTCCTCGATCCCGCCGACCTCGCACCGGTCGACGCGTACGAGACGCCGCTCCGCCTGCGCGAGGCGCTGTTCACCCGGCACCCCGCCGAGGTGTTCCCCTTCGGCTCGGCGGTGGCCCGCAGCCTCGACGCTGACCACTCGATCCCGTACCGACAACCCGATCACGGCGGACCGCCCGGCCAGACCGGCCTGCACAACCTCGGACCACTCGCTCGAGCCCACCACCGTGCCGTCACCTTCGGACGTTGGCGCCGCCGACAACCCGAGCCCGGGACGTACGTGTTCCGCACCCCGCACGGCTACGTCTTCGTCGTCACCAACCAGGGAACCCTCAACCTCGGCTGCGCCGCGTTCGCCGACGACGTCTGGCGACGCGCCCACCAGTCACCCACCCACGCCCGGACCGGCGAGGAGTCGGCGGCCTGA
- a CDS encoding alcohol dehydrogenase catalytic domain-containing protein: MAVDPGTPVPTTMQAVVNHGPEDYRLEEVPVPTRGPGEVLVKVEAVGICASDLKCYHGAAKFWGDANRPAWAETEVIPGHEFTGRVVELDDEAAAHWDITVGDRVVAEQIVPDWTCRYCLDGAYHMCARHDMYGFKRATPGAMASYMVFTTDSLVHKVSADIPPAHAAFAEPLSCALHGVERARLTFDDVVVVAGCGPIGLGMISGSKAKNPRLVIALDLDDNKLAIAARTGADLTINIGREDAVARVKELTGGYGADVYIESTGHPSAVGQGLNLLRKQGRYVEYSVFGSDVSVDWSIISDDKELDVLGAHLGPHCWPAAIRLIESGKLPMDEICTHQLPLADFQKGLDLVASGKESIKVTLIP, encoded by the coding sequence ATGGCCGTCGACCCCGGCACCCCGGTCCCCACCACGATGCAGGCCGTGGTCAACCACGGACCCGAGGACTACCGCCTCGAAGAGGTCCCCGTCCCCACCCGCGGACCCGGCGAGGTCCTCGTCAAGGTCGAGGCCGTCGGCATCTGCGCCAGCGACCTGAAGTGCTACCACGGCGCCGCGAAGTTCTGGGGCGACGCCAACCGCCCAGCCTGGGCCGAGACCGAGGTCATCCCCGGCCACGAGTTCACCGGCCGCGTCGTCGAGCTCGACGACGAAGCCGCCGCGCACTGGGACATCACGGTCGGCGACCGCGTCGTCGCCGAGCAGATCGTGCCCGACTGGACCTGCCGCTACTGCCTCGACGGCGCCTACCACATGTGCGCCCGCCACGACATGTACGGCTTCAAGCGCGCGACCCCCGGCGCCATGGCCTCCTACATGGTCTTCACCACCGACAGCCTCGTGCACAAGGTCAGCGCCGACATCCCCCCCGCGCACGCCGCCTTCGCCGAACCGCTCTCCTGCGCCCTGCACGGCGTCGAACGCGCCCGCCTCACCTTCGACGACGTCGTCGTCGTCGCCGGCTGCGGACCCATCGGGCTCGGCATGATCTCCGGCAGCAAGGCCAAGAACCCCCGCCTCGTCATCGCCCTCGACCTCGACGACAACAAGCTCGCCATCGCCGCCCGCACCGGCGCCGACCTCACCATCAACATCGGCCGCGAAGACGCCGTCGCCCGCGTGAAAGAGCTCACCGGCGGCTACGGCGCCGACGTCTACATCGAGTCCACCGGCCACCCCTCAGCCGTCGGCCAGGGCCTCAACCTGCTCCGCAAGCAAGGCCGCTACGTCGAGTACAGCGTCTTCGGCAGCGACGTCAGCGTCGACTGGTCGATCATCAGCGACGACAAAGAGCTCGACGTCCTCGGCGCCCACCTCGGCCCCCACTGCTGGCCCGCCGCCATCCGCCTCATCGAGTCCGGCAAGCTCCCCATGGACGAGATCTGCACCCACCAGCTCCCCCTCGCCGACTTCCAGAAAGGCCTCGACCTCGTCGCCAGCGGCAAGGAATCCATCAAGGTCACGCTGATCCCGTAG
- a CDS encoding PadR family transcriptional regulator yields the protein MRSHFNAAQQGFIPGKAFRRMAAMAGGFDGPGFGPGGHGGPGFGPGRDFGPGADRDFGPGAGPGRGFGGGRGRGFGPGRDFGGGRARRGDVRSAILGLLAEGPSNGYGLIKAIAEKTDGAWKPSPGSVYPTLAQLVDEGLVAKEDGPRGAYSLTDEGTAHVTENRESIDAALDNAREGGSGSELRDAARKLLGSLQQFRGASPEQQSRAKEKVDQLRRELYGILAE from the coding sequence ATGCGTAGCCACTTCAACGCAGCTCAGCAAGGATTCATCCCCGGGAAGGCCTTCCGGCGCATGGCCGCGATGGCCGGCGGGTTCGACGGCCCGGGCTTCGGGCCAGGCGGTCACGGCGGTCCGGGCTTCGGCCCGGGTCGCGACTTCGGCCCCGGCGCCGACCGTGACTTCGGTCCCGGTGCCGGCCCGGGTCGCGGCTTCGGCGGCGGTCGTGGGCGGGGCTTCGGTCCCGGTCGCGACTTCGGCGGCGGTCGCGCCCGGCGCGGCGACGTCCGCAGCGCCATCCTCGGCCTGCTGGCCGAGGGCCCGTCCAACGGCTACGGCCTGATCAAGGCCATCGCCGAGAAGACCGACGGCGCCTGGAAGCCGAGCCCCGGCTCGGTCTACCCGACGCTCGCCCAGCTCGTCGACGAGGGCCTCGTGGCCAAGGAGGACGGCCCCCGCGGCGCGTACTCCCTGACGGACGAGGGCACCGCCCACGTCACCGAGAACCGCGAGTCGATCGACGCCGCGCTCGACAACGCCCGCGAGGGCGGCTCCGGCTCGGAGCTCCGCGACGCCGCCCGCAAGCTCCTGGGCAGCCTGCAGCAGTTCCGCGGCGCGAGCCCCGAGCAGCAGTCCCGCGCCAAGGAGAAGGTCGACCAGCTCCGCCGCGAGCTGTACGGCATCCTCGCCGAGTGA
- a CDS encoding glucose-6-phosphate dehydrogenase, whose amino-acid sequence MSISSATPDPDLTVQGAPVPAAHIKTLVLLGASGDLANRLLMPALGKLLDAEPQRRDIVLLGAGAEDWDAPTWHDHLKASLTAAEVSTETIDALLATTSYQRADVTSADDLGRLIAAAAPAPALYFALPPAVTARACDALQHVTLPEGTVLVLEKPFGTDVASAKALNARLSTLVPEERTFRVDHFLGRSTVLNLLGVRFANRIFEPVWNNQHVASVDIVFDEQLTLEGRAVYYDKAGALVDMIQSHLLQVMALVAMNPIGEVSAFDLRESKAEVLRATRVWGGDAATASRRARYVAGDVDGRQVPDYVKEPGVDPARGTDTLAEVTLEIDSWRWAGVPFRLRSGKAVGVARKEVVVTFKDVPHLPVGLTGACEPDQLRLVMGPDAIALDLNINGEDDPMSIDRVSLDTTLSPGRLPAYGEVLAGVLDGDPLLAVRGDTAVECWRIVDSVLDAWRSDRTPMQTYPAGSQGPEGWPV is encoded by the coding sequence ATGAGCATCTCCTCGGCCACGCCCGACCCCGACCTGACGGTGCAGGGCGCCCCCGTCCCCGCCGCGCACATCAAGACCCTCGTGCTGCTCGGCGCCAGCGGCGACCTGGCCAACCGGCTGCTCATGCCGGCGCTGGGCAAGCTGCTCGACGCCGAGCCGCAGCGGCGCGACATCGTCCTGCTGGGCGCCGGCGCCGAGGACTGGGACGCCCCGACGTGGCACGACCACCTCAAGGCCTCGCTCACCGCGGCCGAGGTGTCGACCGAGACGATCGACGCGCTGCTGGCCACGACCTCCTACCAGCGGGCCGACGTCACCTCCGCCGACGACCTGGGCCGCCTGATCGCCGCGGCCGCGCCCGCCCCCGCGCTCTACTTCGCGCTGCCGCCCGCGGTCACCGCCCGGGCCTGCGACGCGCTCCAGCACGTGACGCTGCCCGAGGGCACCGTGCTGGTGCTCGAGAAGCCGTTCGGCACCGACGTCGCCAGCGCCAAGGCGCTGAACGCCCGCCTCTCCACGCTGGTGCCCGAGGAGCGCACGTTCCGGGTGGACCACTTCCTCGGACGTTCCACGGTGCTCAACCTGCTCGGTGTCCGCTTCGCGAACCGCATCTTCGAGCCCGTCTGGAACAACCAGCACGTCGCCTCGGTCGACATCGTCTTCGACGAGCAGCTGACGCTGGAGGGTCGCGCGGTCTACTACGACAAGGCCGGCGCGCTCGTCGACATGATCCAGAGCCACCTGCTGCAGGTGATGGCCCTGGTCGCCATGAACCCGATCGGCGAGGTGTCGGCCTTCGACCTGCGCGAGTCCAAGGCCGAGGTGCTCCGCGCCACGCGGGTCTGGGGCGGGGACGCGGCCACCGCGTCCCGGCGGGCCCGCTACGTCGCCGGCGACGTCGACGGCCGTCAGGTCCCCGACTACGTGAAGGAGCCGGGCGTCGACCCCGCCCGCGGCACCGACACCCTGGCCGAGGTGACCCTCGAGATCGACAGCTGGCGCTGGGCCGGCGTGCCGTTCCGGCTGCGTTCCGGGAAGGCCGTCGGCGTCGCGCGCAAGGAGGTCGTCGTGACGTTCAAGGACGTCCCGCACCTCCCCGTCGGGCTGACCGGCGCCTGCGAGCCCGACCAGCTGCGGCTGGTCATGGGCCCCGACGCGATAGCCCTCGACCTCAACATCAACGGCGAGGACGACCCGATGAGCATCGACCGCGTCAGCCTCGACACCACGCTCAGCCCCGGCCGCCTCCCCGCGTACGGCGAGGTCCTGGCCGGCGTGCTCGACGGCGACCCGCTGCTCGCGGTCCGCGGCGACACCGCGGTCGAGTGCTGGCGGATCGTCGACTCGGTCCTCGACGCGTGGCGGTCCGACCGGACGCCGATGCAGACCTATCCCGCCGGCTCCCAGGGCCCGGAGGGCTGGCCGGTCTGA
- a CDS encoding DUF1707 SHOCT-like domain-containing protein has protein sequence MDQTPSYQHGLNRPSRTTEPSFRVGESERSAACDALADHFAAGRLDPAELDDRLARAVAARSHADLQALFRDLRPRRVVPETPLRPVGDESRGMRSAVPLLTSLLILSVMLAGGMLLLLGSYNGALVVAALLGGTATAVAGGCVTAIGQATLRRR, from the coding sequence GTGGACCAGACCCCGTCGTACCAGCACGGCCTGAACCGACCGTCGCGCACCACCGAGCCCTCCTTCCGCGTCGGCGAGTCCGAGCGCTCGGCCGCCTGCGACGCCCTCGCCGACCACTTCGCCGCGGGTCGCCTCGACCCCGCCGAGCTCGACGACCGGCTCGCCCGCGCCGTCGCCGCGCGGTCGCACGCGGACCTGCAGGCCCTGTTCCGCGACCTGCGGCCCCGGCGCGTGGTGCCTGAGACACCGCTCCGTCCGGTCGGCGACGAGAGCCGCGGGATGCGCTCGGCGGTCCCCCTCCTGACCTCCCTGCTGATCCTCAGCGTGATGCTCGCCGGGGGCATGCTCCTGCTGCTCGGGTCGTACAACGGGGCGCTCGTCGTGGCCGCGCTCCTCGGTGGCACGGCCACGGCCGTCGCGGGCGGGTGCGTGACGGCGATCGGTCAGGCCACGTTGCGCCGACGCTGA
- a CDS encoding sulfate/molybdate ABC transporter ATP-binding protein → MGLSFSARLAARDFDVSLELGDHERLAVLGPNGAGKSTLLGILAGTVRPDSGRAELDGEVLFDVRAGRWPAPHRRRVGLLAQDPLLFPHLDVLANVAFGPRAAGVPRRTADAAARAHLATVEADGLATRRPAQLSGGQAQRVAIARAVATDPRLLLLDEPLAALDVTVAPLVRRVLRSVLTGRTTVLVTHDLLDALLLSDRVAVLEGGHLVETGPTAEVFRHPQTAFTARLAGLNLVLGVADATGVSTPAGLHVGAGTGGVAPGAPAAAVFAPNAVSVFVDAPHGSPRTVLRARVGELEPSGDDVRVTTLAATGESITASVTPASVGELDLYPGRDVFLAIKATAVTVYPV, encoded by the coding sequence GTGGGGCTGAGCTTCTCGGCCCGGCTGGCCGCCCGCGACTTCGACGTCTCCCTCGAGCTGGGCGACCACGAGCGGCTCGCCGTGCTCGGACCGAACGGGGCGGGCAAGTCGACGCTGCTCGGCATCCTGGCGGGCACCGTACGCCCGGACTCCGGCCGCGCCGAGCTCGACGGCGAGGTGCTGTTCGACGTCCGCGCCGGGCGCTGGCCCGCCCCCCACCGGCGCCGCGTCGGCCTCCTGGCCCAGGACCCGCTGCTCTTCCCCCACCTCGACGTCCTGGCGAACGTCGCCTTCGGGCCCCGCGCCGCGGGCGTCCCCCGTCGTACGGCCGACGCCGCGGCCCGTGCGCACCTGGCGACGGTCGAGGCGGACGGTCTCGCGACGCGTCGGCCGGCCCAGCTCTCCGGTGGCCAGGCGCAGCGGGTCGCGATCGCGCGGGCGGTCGCGACCGACCCGCGGCTGCTGCTGCTGGACGAGCCGCTGGCCGCCCTGGACGTCACCGTCGCCCCGCTCGTCCGCCGCGTCCTCCGCTCCGTCCTGACCGGCCGGACGACCGTGCTCGTCACGCACGACCTGCTCGACGCCCTCCTGCTCAGCGACCGCGTCGCGGTGCTGGAGGGCGGCCACCTCGTCGAGACGGGGCCGACCGCCGAGGTGTTCCGGCACCCGCAGACCGCGTTCACGGCTCGGCTGGCCGGGCTGAACCTCGTGCTCGGCGTGGCCGACGCGACCGGCGTCTCCACCCCGGCCGGGCTGCACGTGGGCGCCGGTACGGGCGGGGTCGCGCCGGGCGCACCGGCGGCCGCGGTGTTCGCCCCGAACGCGGTGTCGGTGTTCGTCGACGCACCGCACGGCAGCCCGCGCACGGTCCTGCGCGCCCGGGTCGGCGAGCTCGAGCCGTCTGGCGACGACGTCCGCGTCACCACGCTCGCCGCCACCGGCGAGTCCATCACCGCCAGCGTCACGCCGGCCTCGGTCGGCGAGCTCGACCTCTACCCCGGGCGGGACGTCTTCCTCGCGATCAAGGCCACGGCGGTGACGGTCTACCCGGTCTGA
- a CDS encoding ABC transporter permease: protein MSRPRSAVPAWVFVPAGLGAVFVLLPLVALATRVDWLHFGALITTEESLDALGLSLRTSAASTLICLVLGVPMALVLARTTFPGQRVVRSLMLLPLVLPPVVGGIALLYTFGRRGLLGQTLEVLGLQIAFSTTAVVLAQAFVSLPFLVVSLEGTLRTVGQRYEQVAATLGGAPTLVLRRVTLPLVLPGLLSGAVLAFARSLGEFGATLTFAGSLQGVTRTLPLEIYLQRETDANTAVALALLLVAVAVAVVGLAAGRPTRTWR from the coding sequence GTGAGCCGGCCCCGTTCCGCGGTCCCGGCCTGGGTGTTCGTCCCGGCCGGCCTGGGTGCCGTCTTCGTCCTGCTGCCCCTCGTCGCGCTGGCGACGCGGGTCGACTGGCTGCACTTCGGCGCCCTGATCACGACCGAGGAGTCGCTCGACGCGCTCGGCCTCAGCCTGAGGACGTCCGCCGCGTCCACCCTGATCTGCCTGGTCCTCGGGGTGCCGATGGCGCTGGTGCTGGCGCGGACGACGTTTCCCGGGCAGCGCGTCGTGCGGTCGCTGATGCTCCTGCCGCTCGTGCTGCCGCCGGTCGTCGGGGGCATCGCGCTGCTCTACACGTTCGGGCGTCGCGGTCTGCTGGGCCAGACCCTGGAGGTCCTGGGCCTGCAGATCGCGTTCTCCACGACGGCCGTGGTGCTGGCGCAGGCGTTCGTGTCGCTGCCGTTCCTCGTGGTCAGCCTCGAGGGCACGCTGCGCACCGTCGGCCAGCGCTACGAGCAGGTCGCGGCGACGCTCGGGGGCGCCCCGACGCTCGTGCTGCGCCGGGTGACCCTGCCCCTCGTCCTGCCCGGGCTCCTGTCGGGCGCGGTCCTGGCGTTCGCGCGCTCCCTGGGCGAGTTCGGCGCGACGCTGACCTTCGCCGGCAGCCTCCAGGGCGTGACCCGCACGCTGCCGCTGGAGATCTACCTCCAGCGCGAGACCGACGCGAACACCGCCGTCGCGCTCGCGCTGCTCCTGGTGGCCGTCGCGGTCGCCGTCGTCGGCCTCGCGGCCGGGCGTCCGACCCGGACCTGGCGCTGA
- the modA gene encoding molybdate ABC transporter substrate-binding protein, which produces MNRTTLALAATAAAVTLLAGCGGSSTPAGQASSSAPAASSASGQTLTVFAAASLKGTFTTLGQQFETAHPGTKVTFSFAGSSDLVTQLQQGAPADVFASADTNNMTKVVTDQLVAGSPVNFATNTLEIAVPPDNPAKVTSFADLSKPGVKLVVCAPQVPCGAAAEKIETATNTTLKPVSEENAVTDVLGKVESGEADAGLVYVTDVQGAGDKVKGIPFDESKAAVNTYPIAALTASKNADLAGQFVQLVTGTQGQQVLADAGFARP; this is translated from the coding sequence ATGAACCGCACCACCCTCGCCCTGGCCGCCACGGCCGCGGCCGTGACGCTCCTGGCCGGCTGCGGCGGTTCGTCCACGCCGGCCGGTCAGGCGAGCTCCTCGGCTCCGGCGGCCAGCTCCGCGTCAGGCCAGACGCTCACCGTCTTCGCGGCCGCGTCGCTGAAGGGCACGTTCACCACGCTCGGCCAGCAGTTCGAGACCGCGCACCCCGGCACGAAGGTGACCTTCAGCTTCGCCGGCTCGTCCGACCTCGTCACGCAGCTGCAGCAGGGCGCGCCCGCCGACGTCTTCGCCTCGGCCGACACGAACAACATGACCAAGGTCGTCACGGACCAGCTCGTCGCGGGCTCGCCGGTGAACTTCGCCACGAACACGCTCGAGATCGCCGTCCCCCCTGACAACCCCGCGAAGGTCACGTCCTTCGCCGACCTCTCGAAGCCGGGCGTCAAGCTCGTCGTCTGCGCGCCGCAGGTGCCGTGCGGCGCTGCTGCGGAGAAGATCGAGACCGCGACCAACACCACGCTCAAGCCCGTCAGCGAGGAGAACGCCGTCACCGACGTCCTCGGCAAGGTGGAGTCGGGCGAGGCCGACGCCGGGCTGGTCTACGTCACCGACGTCCAGGGCGCGGGCGACAAGGTCAAGGGCATCCCCTTCGACGAGTCGAAGGCGGCGGTCAACACCTACCCGATCGCCGCCCTCACGGCGAGCAAGAACGCCGACCTCGCCGGTCAGTTCGTCCAGCTCGTCACCGGCACCCAGGGCCAGCAGGTGCTGGCCGACGCAGGCTTCGCCAGGCCGTGA
- a CDS encoding TOBE domain-containing protein — protein sequence MPKIRIRDAAQFLSVSDDTVRRWIEAGVLPVETDASNRKVVDGKALALFAREHANPVTDPSKVERSARNRFVGLVTEVTTDTVMAQVEMQCGPFRVVSLMSSEAVRELGLEPGSVAVAVVKATTVIIETPHDRKHQETA from the coding sequence GTGCCGAAGATCCGGATCCGCGATGCGGCGCAGTTCCTCAGCGTGAGCGACGACACCGTACGGCGGTGGATCGAGGCCGGCGTGCTGCCGGTCGAGACCGACGCCAGCAATCGCAAGGTCGTCGACGGCAAGGCGCTGGCCCTGTTCGCGCGCGAGCACGCCAACCCCGTCACGGACCCGTCGAAGGTCGAGCGCTCGGCGCGGAACCGCTTCGTCGGCCTCGTCACCGAGGTCACCACCGACACGGTGATGGCTCAGGTCGAGATGCAGTGCGGCCCGTTCCGGGTGGTGTCGCTGATGAGCAGCGAGGCCGTCCGCGAGCTGGGCCTCGAGCCCGGCTCCGTCGCGGTGGCCGTCGTGAAGGCCACGACCGTGATCATCGAGACCCCCCACGACCGCAAGCACCAGGAGACCGCATGA
- a CDS encoding TOBE domain-containing protein — translation MRLSTRNQLVGTVASIEVGSVMTIVKIDLDGGQQVTASVTRDGVEELGLTVGSKVTALIKATEVMLGVED, via the coding sequence ATGCGCCTCTCCACCCGTAACCAGCTCGTCGGCACGGTCGCCTCGATCGAGGTCGGCTCGGTGATGACCATCGTGAAGATCGATCTCGACGGCGGTCAGCAGGTGACGGCCTCCGTCACCCGCGACGGGGTCGAGGAACTCGGGCTGACCGTCGGCTCGAAGGTCACCGCCCTGATCAAGGCCACAGAGGTCATGCTCGGCGTCGAGGACTGA
- a CDS encoding M24 family metallopeptidase produces the protein MSVVETDRVAALRDAESKAVQLFDEAVRRGLVVPGITERQLSDEIRDLANEMFGVRKFWHKRIVRSGVNTLEPYRSNPAELTLESDDIVFFDFGPIFSEWEADVGRTYVLGDDEHKHRLAADLPVIWAAGRDHFAATPEITGDELFAYVLGLMGERGWGHGARHAGHLVGEFPHERVEDDQVTSYITPGSHQPMRRPDAAGNPCHWILEVHLTDRERGFGGFFEQLLDL, from the coding sequence ATGAGCGTCGTCGAGACCGACCGGGTCGCCGCCCTGCGCGACGCCGAGTCCAAGGCCGTACAGCTGTTCGACGAGGCCGTCCGCCGCGGGCTCGTCGTCCCGGGGATCACCGAGCGCCAGCTGTCGGACGAGATCCGTGACCTCGCGAACGAGATGTTCGGGGTGCGGAAGTTCTGGCACAAGCGGATCGTGCGGTCCGGGGTCAACACGCTCGAGCCGTACCGGTCGAACCCCGCCGAGCTCACCCTCGAGTCCGACGACATCGTGTTCTTCGACTTCGGCCCGATCTTCTCCGAGTGGGAGGCCGACGTCGGCCGCACCTACGTCCTCGGTGACGACGAGCACAAGCACCGCCTGGCCGCGGACCTCCCGGTGATCTGGGCGGCCGGGCGGGACCACTTCGCCGCGACGCCGGAGATCACCGGCGACGAGCTGTTCGCGTACGTGCTCGGGCTGATGGGCGAGCGTGGGTGGGGCCACGGCGCCCGGCACGCCGGGCACCTGGTCGGGGAGTTCCCGCACGAACGGGTCGAGGACGACCAGGTCACCAGCTACATCACCCCGGGCAGCCATCAGCCGATGCGGCGTCCCGACGCCGCCGGCAACCCCTGCCACTGGATCCTCGAGGTGCACCTCACCGACCGCGAACGCGGCTTCGGCGGCTTCTTCGAACAGCTGCTCGACCTCTGA
- a CDS encoding SPFH domain-containing protein has protein sequence MSGLFVSAIVVFVVGLAVLVACIGARNRIGRLVGVSTMTLGVIMVVAGSVTQVQAKSVGVQVSFGKPIHEFAPGLHWKRPWSRVVQMDGSTQIDDHLGDQRTEIRLGNQATGYVQNALRWKIRPEAAGELYADYRGFDNIGPGLVNQELAAALNYAFSDYDPLSQAKAASGDTTTPKISNDQVADAVKARLVARIGDRIVIESVIIPKVDYDEATQQRINQLQQEIGNTRIAQQREQTAEADARANAKIAASVSKDPNVLVSKCLDQQREMIEKGQAIPVGGLGCWPQSGQTPVIVQQR, from the coding sequence GTGTCCGGGTTGTTCGTGTCCGCGATCGTCGTCTTCGTCGTCGGGCTGGCGGTGCTCGTCGCCTGCATCGGCGCCAGGAACCGGATCGGTCGTCTAGTGGGGGTGAGCACGATGACCCTCGGCGTGATCATGGTCGTCGCGGGCAGCGTGACCCAGGTCCAGGCCAAGTCGGTCGGCGTGCAGGTCTCCTTCGGCAAGCCGATCCACGAGTTCGCCCCCGGCCTGCACTGGAAGCGGCCGTGGAGCCGGGTCGTCCAGATGGACGGCAGCACCCAGATCGACGACCACCTCGGCGACCAGAGGACCGAGATTCGGCTCGGCAACCAGGCCACCGGCTACGTCCAGAACGCGCTGCGCTGGAAGATCCGGCCCGAGGCGGCGGGCGAGCTCTACGCCGACTACCGCGGCTTCGACAACATCGGCCCGGGCCTGGTGAACCAGGAGCTCGCCGCCGCGCTCAACTACGCGTTCAGCGACTACGACCCCCTCAGCCAGGCCAAGGCCGCCAGCGGCGACACGACCACGCCGAAGATCAGCAACGACCAGGTGGCGGACGCCGTCAAGGCCCGGCTCGTGGCTCGGATCGGGGACCGGATCGTCATCGAGTCGGTGATCATCCCCAAGGTCGACTACGACGAGGCGACCCAGCAGCGGATCAACCAGCTGCAGCAGGAAATCGGCAACACCCGGATCGCGCAGCAGCGCGAGCAGACGGCCGAGGCCGACGCGCGGGCGAACGCGAAGATCGCGGCGAGTGTGTCCAAGGACCCGAACGTGCTGGTCAGCAAGTGCCTCGACCAGCAGCGCGAGATGATCGAGAAGGGCCAGGCGATCCCCGTCGGTGGCCTGGGCTGCTGGCCCCAGAGCGGCCAGACCCCGGTCATCGTCCAGCAGCGCTGA
- a CDS encoding VOC family protein has product MLGSSEAFHGFSVDDVEAARTFYADTLGLEVTEENGMLFLHLAGGTRTLVYPKPGHVPATYTILNFPVPDVEVAVDALVERGVVFERYDWVKDPKGIQRGYGPAIAWFTDPAGNVLSVIED; this is encoded by the coding sequence ATGCTCGGCAGCTCAGAGGCGTTCCACGGCTTCTCCGTCGACGACGTCGAGGCGGCACGGACCTTCTACGCGGACACGCTCGGCCTGGAGGTGACCGAGGAGAACGGCATGCTCTTCCTCCACCTCGCCGGCGGCACCCGGACCCTCGTCTACCCCAAGCCCGGCCACGTGCCGGCGACGTACACGATCCTCAACTTCCCCGTGCCCGACGTCGAGGTGGCGGTGGACGCCCTCGTGGAGCGCGGGGTGGTCTTCGAGCGCTACGACTGGGTGAAGGACCCGAAGGGCATCCAGCGCGGGTACGGACCCGCGATCGCCTGGTTCACCGACCCGGCCGGGAACGTGCTGTCCGTGATCGAGGACTGA